A window of Cellulosimicrobium protaetiae genomic DNA:
GCGGGACTCACCCAGTCCGTCGTCGCGCGCCACCTGGAGCCCGCCGAGGCGCTCGCCGTGGCCGAACGGCTGCTCGAGCACCTCCTCGGCGCGCCGCCCGGCCGGTCCGCGCCGTCGTCGTGATCCGGGGCCGGGCGGCGAACGTGGGTGGTGGGGGCCAGGATGGGCGCGTGCGCCGTCAGGCGCGTGCCGACGGCGACGCCGCCGTCGGGCCACGAGGACGGACGGAGGAGGGGCCATGGCCGAGGTCGTGCTGTTCCACCACGTGCAGGGGCTGACCGAGGGCGTGCGGACGATCGCGGAGACGCTGCGCCGCGCGGGGAACGTCGTGCACACACCGGACCTGCTCGAGGGGCGCACGTTCGCGACCCTCGACGAGGGCATGGCGCACGTGCAGGAGCTCGGCTTCGGCACCGTGCTGGAGCGCGGTCGTGCTCTGGCCGACGGGTACGACGCGGGCGTCGTGTACGCGGGGATCTCGCTCGGCGTGCTGCCCGCCCAGATGCTCGCGCAGACGCGCACCGGCGCCAAGGGTGCGGTGCTGCTGGAGGCGTGCGTGCCGGTGTCGGAGTTCGGCGACGCGTGGCCCGACGCCGTCCCCGTGCAGGTGCACGGCATGGACGCCGACCCGTCGTTCGCAGGGGAGGGCGACCTCGACGCGGCGCGCGAGCTCGTGGACTCCACGCCCGACGCCGAGCTGTTCGTCTACCCGGGCGACCGGCACCTGTTCACCGACCCGAGCCTGCCGTCGTACGAGCCGGAGGCTGCCGCGCTCGTCACCGAGCGCGTGATCCGCTTCCTCGACGGCATCCGCTGAGCG
This region includes:
- a CDS encoding dienelactone hydrolase family protein, encoding MAEVVLFHHVQGLTEGVRTIAETLRRAGNVVHTPDLLEGRTFATLDEGMAHVQELGFGTVLERGRALADGYDAGVVYAGISLGVLPAQMLAQTRTGAKGAVLLEACVPVSEFGDAWPDAVPVQVHGMDADPSFAGEGDLDAARELVDSTPDAELFVYPGDRHLFTDPSLPSYEPEAAALVTERVIRFLDGIR